The Poecilia reticulata strain Guanapo linkage group LG10, Guppy_female_1.0+MT, whole genome shotgun sequence sequence GATTGTctcagaaaaaagaagaaaagaaagtttcCTTCTCTAGTTCAGGTGGCAACGACTCAAAATACAAGTATGTGatggaatggcccagtcaaagtccagacctaaatccagctGATGGTAACACTGTTTGAAGACTTTCGTAGCATTAaagtctttataaatgtttatgactgtcatCATGAAGTGTAATCTTtacataatgacattttttatgcaaaattgcattaaaactcCATTAAAATTGTCAGCTTTGCATAAAAAGTgccattatttaccaaatgacactttatgacaacgaTCATAAACATTATGACAATCCTTCAAATAGTGTAACCAATATTTGTTATTGCTGCTAGATGACCTCATTTCAACCTGACTGAACTTAACTagttttgtgaagaagaagaagaagaatgtcgAAAGCTGGAAGAGAAACTCCAAAAGCTAAAAGTGAGAGAGTTTAATAGAAATGtctgccacacctttcagattttaaggcgtttaaattttttgaaaatatgttcattcATTATACAATTAAGCACCCGTTGGTGTTAGGTCATCACATCTCAACTTATTGGGGACAAAACGTGAAAACACTGTAGCTCAACTACTAAAGACACATATTCATCACTTTGCACGTaatattcaatgtttttctaaagGTGAGAGTTAAagaaatgaagtgaaaatgaaatgaactcCTCCGCTGCCTTGCCTCAAATTTCACTCAACTTATAAAATGgatgtaacataaaaaaatcccacataTATGCCAGAAAATAAGCTGAACAAACAGAAGGGGAGTGTGTCGGTTTGGCGGCATGTTGGGTGGACCAAACCCGGGGGAAAGGAAGGAGCTTAAGGAGATCAGGCCTCACTTATTGAGAGACGGCCGAGAACATCTGGGTTCACTCAGAAAACGTGTAAACGAGGGAAATCCACACTGTTTCAGCGCGATTAGGCTCATCCCTGAGCATGGGACGCTCCTCTGCAGCGTTTGGAGGATTTTGTAAACTCCAGGGAGAGTGACGGTGACATGAAACATGAGGGGTTTAAGTTTCTCGCCTTGGTATCTGCTGCACTGACCTGATGGGGCTGCAGTGCTGATGGGTGGGCTCCAAGGGGcccacacacactctgacacacacacacattcattctTGTCTCTTCTTTCCTCATCCATTACCAGTCTGATCCCTTTTACGGTCTTGCTTCAAGCACCAATGGCTCATGATCCCATTGTAATACCCTCGCTGTCAAAAAGTTGGGTAACTCTACCTTTTTTGGTTGTCCAATTGATtccttggtgtgtgtgtgtgtcctccaGGTCCCATGGCCTCCACGGAGCATGGCAGAGGGCTGGAAGAGGCAGCTACAGTGAGAAAAATGGCCCAGCAGAACCCAGTGAGAGGCGGTCAGACCCACAGACCAGCCAAGAGAAGACGCCCACGGCCCCGTCTTTCCCACAAGGGGCCCATGCCGTTCTAGAGCAAGGTCAGTGTCTCCTACGGCTGGGCAGTATGACGGAAATACTAAATACTGGATTTTTTATTACTATATCATAGGACTGGACAAtaatcaataacaatatgttGCGATAAGGACAtgatcaatattaataaataatatgtcTGATAGAATATTAAACATTCGATATGTAGAACATGtagaactctgatccagaaccacacagcattctgggagatgtatgCAGAGGAAACACTTCATACTGGACCTCTTACTGCTGCTAGCTAAGCAACGTTGGTGTAATCAACAgactctctcactctttggttacctagcaactcactcattctttggttacctagcaacgacctgctgagtaactggcacagcagcagttGAATATTCTGCTACTGCGTCTcataaatgcttgaaaataaCAAACGGCgaagacaaaaaacaggaaaggtcacgccaccagtttggcagcatttcagatatttgaaacaaaaaaaactaatcaataattattgaaatcgactgatatgaaatgcagTCCTGCTAGATTATGCACCATAATATATTTCACCATATTTTTGAATAACCtccaatgttattttaaacaaagtatCATGTAAAATGACCCTGGTGTTTTCCTTTCAAGCAAACCAATCATGTCTATTGATttcaaaatcagaataaatgtaaCTGTACTTATTGTAACCATCAGTTGCACACAGATTTATTAGTAGCGTGTCGGATAAGCAACACTTGGAGTTAATTAGCCAAATTGTTTGAATGACAATTTATACTCAACTGCAGATGACTGCATTGATGCagctgatgatgtaatttttggACCGATAGACATTTTAATCATTGTAAATTGAAAAGCTTCAAATAGAAAAGCATCAAATAGATTCAACACATCGCCCAACCCAAACTTTCTCCaccaataaaaagtaaataaaatagaagaaaaagacattttttaccCTCTGTGGagtcttttaaaaacacaatatgcCTGCCGCTGCTGTGTTTACCCAGAAGACCCGTCTTCTGTAAAGTCTGAGTCGGATATTTCTCTAGAGGATGTCAAAAGAAACACTTCCAGAAATATTAAACCATAAGTGCTGACTACACTGGCCAGAAAACAACTTACAACAGGGACTGTGAAAACAATATAACTTACAGCGCTGAAACACTCAGTCGGCAGAATCAGGGCTGATGCATCTGCTGAAAACTCGGATCAAACTTCTTCTGCGGGATGTTATTGTTGGACCCAGACGTCAGACTACTGGACCAAACCTACCAGCTTGAACATCTGCCCAGAACAACTGCAGCTTATTTAAATCTCAGTTATTCTTGTAAATCTTACCTCCAGGGCCGCTTGGCAGGGACAAATCTTTACTCTAGATCTGATTAAGTacataaaagtattttctccAAAGATAATAATTTTGAAGACAGAAGTATCCAGGTTCTTGGAACAAATGTTTAACTTGATATCAACTAAAAGTaagtttttctgtgaaatctcCCTCGTATTGAGACTTGTCTGTCAACTtttcacttctttattatttaataaccaacataaataaattgggAATGCCTCAAGCTTCACTGTGAAACTAAAATACTTGAACCAAATCCACAGAAACTGAGGTTCAGACCTCTAATGTCATTGTGAAAATCAACAGCAGCATGTCCACACGTCTCTTTCAGACAATGGTAGACAGGCAAACCTGACGAGACATAATATCCCTGCAGGAGGTGCCGACCACTCAACGCTGACCTGCAGAGGTCCTACATAAATTAAACTAGAGAGAGGAGCCTGCAACCCAAAGGCTGTTAATCAGTTTGGAAAAAGAGGATCAAAGCAAAGCGCCCAGAGGTGTTTTACAATCTATAACAAATTATGAATAATCAATTGTTACCGCAGTTTTTTAAGACGCTTTTGAAATCACTCTGGCTTTAAAGACGAGACTCCAGGGACTCATAGCaaagatgaaaacaatgaaGGCGAGAGCAGGGTAGTAGCACTTGAAGAGCCGCCTCTGCCAATGAGAAGTGAGAATCCTTTCAGAGCGCTGAGTGTCTGGAGTTCGACTCGGTGCCAGAATGCTGAGCACATAATAAACGGGAGCTTCAAAAAGCTGCGAAGCTCTAAAACTGAACGGCTCACTGAGTCACAATGCTGTCTCTGCACACAGCACTGAAACCACAATACACTGGagaggtttgttgttgttgactcCACCGGCGCGGCTCTTTTTGGTTCACCTGACTCATGAGGAAGCTgatttctgctttgtgttggaaTCAGATGCTGCACCAACAAACAAATCTTTTCACAATTGCACAAAACTTACTTTTTGGGgtattttatgactttacaAACAtggctttacaaataaaacacattgttggtccaaatttatgcaaaaaaggCCTCGTTTTGTCCTGTTTCACAGCTTCTAGACCTCCCACGATGACTTCTTATTCATGTTAGCTAGAAATTATAGTGAActagcaaatgttttaaaataaaaacctattaACAAATGCACAGTTTAGTCGTTTTAACAGGAAAATTTCAGTTGCATtgaatttttcacaataaaataaccttaaaaGTACCAGTGATTTTTTAATACCTATTTTTTTGCTTGTGCTTTTGGATCTACACCgttttccataaataaaaccatataGAACAATATATACTTCTTCTATATAATAAACAATACCACGAAAGGTATCGATGAGGAAACGTTAGCCACCAGTTTAGCTGtacttcagatatttaaaacaaaaatatgatcaataattattgatgcTGCATGATATGAGACTCTTCTATCGCGATACgtttttcagtcatatcatTTTAGCCCTACTAAACTGTTTGGTAGGTTTTCTAAACCTACTAAACGGTTTAGTAGCAGCTTAGCTGCTTTCGTTTAGCGGTTTAGTCCTCctaaccaaacaaaaaattagctctgcAATAAGCACATTAGTGGACGTTTGCCCACAAGTGATACTTTGCtccaaatacatttaatttaaatggacTGATGGCATAAAATGTCTCTGGATTGTAGAGGCTGCAAGCTGAGTATATAAAGTCTTCACCAGGCCAGACAGCTAGCACCAATTTGTCTCCCTTTCTGCAACAGGCTCTGTTCTTCCTCATGCTttccctcttttcttcttcGATTTGAGCCGACGGTGGGAAAAGAACCGCCCCTGGGATCAGCCGTAGATGCATTTCGTTTGATCAAAGCAAGACTTCACCGGATAGAGACAGAGCTGAGCCGTCACTGACCTAAACATAATTACAACATTGTTTACACAGAGATAAAAAACAATGATTCCCCTGACGTTGTCCATCCTTCAACCTTGTGCTATTTAGCAGCATCACCCCATTTTAGATTCAAAGACAGCTCATCTTTTATTCTCTATGACACCTGAGGCAATGTCAGATTTTTCACCATTACACTTTCCAGATGTGAGCAGCTCCGAGAAGAAATACTGCGACCCGGGTCAGCCTCCTTAAGCGTCCAAGTAGAGTTGGATTAAACCAACTTTTGGCTCTTAAGACATGCCAGTGATGGTATACGAGACAACAGGATATTACAGGCGATTTGTGGAAACCCCCAGTGGCCTCTAGTGTGAGAAAACTCTATAAGTGACTCTTTCACGGAGTTTCCCATAAAACCAAAGGGTGCAGGTCTGCGTCTCCTTCCAAACGCTCACTTTATGATGTAGTACGCCTACATCATAGATCTAAAAGCACAAAGAGCAACAAATGACAACATGGCTGGGTTGAGATATGCTATAGATTCATTTATGTACCATTGCATGTCAACAAACAATGTTGAATTCAAAGAACTAAAGGCTGTTATCAGCGAAAGAATCATccaaaggagaggaggagataAAATACAACAGAACATAAgagatttctgttttctggtcATGATCCTCCCTCCAGAGTCTAAGATAATGGCTGGCTTGTGTTTCACAGCACGATATGCAATTGTTTTTCTTACTCCCTGCTGCAATTTCCAATCAAAGACTGTGAAATCTGGTCGGGACATGTCTACGGTAGCCTTCTAGATGTGCAAGATAACGTCAGAAATAACACGGACGAAGCTTTAGCAGAAACCCACAGATAGTCAGACTTATTTGAGAGGATATTGAATGTCGTCAGACAAACACAGAGCTGATGATCTTACATGCTCTGGTAGCTGTATTCTCCGCTATCTGTTGTCACTTTGATGATAATAACCAGAGATCAACCCTGAAGCAAACAGGGAGAGTAGATGCGCTTTCATTACATTCAACAACACGGTTCAGAAACAATGGCAGATCCACATCTATGCCGTAGAGATTACAGATTCCAGGAACAGTCAATAAAAATATGGAGGTTCTGATTAAAACgaaaacataaacaagttaatgtttttctgtgtctatAAGCCATGACagaaacctccagaatgtaacGTTTCAAATCAGAAgaccagcccgttacctagcaaccccagtggaaccCCACCCATCgcctagcaaccaaagctgagCTCCAGAACGTTTGGTCAACTGGTTTAACCGCTGTACGATGCTGgaaaagagttttgttgttctCTTACCACCTAGAAACTTGCTGCGTTCTCGTTGCTGGTGCTAAAGGCTTTACTTTTGTTCGATTGTATAaatgcgcatctgtttgcagccactgaagttactcacagtgggtAGTATGTCCAGAAATTATACTCACGTGAGAGTAGCGATATTTCATAGTAAAATGAtcaaagtaaaagtaaacaGTACAACGtagcagctgaaacacaaagttaaatCTAGACTAAGAACACATCTgctaaaattagtttttgaacTATAATAAATGAAACGTTGACCATATTTCATTTGTATGATTTTGGTGATGCCACTCATCAAAACCTAACGTAAttggtgttttctttataacCTTGTaattttgaactgccttgctgctggaatgtgctgtacaaataaacttgattacATCTTTTCCAAAAAGTTAGTCAAGTAAATGTAAGGCAAATCTGCTAAAATCTCATCATTCAAGAATGATgttgttaaagaaaatgtattttttattcatctccCATGCAGCTATCCTAACCCGTTCAAGGAAGCACAATGGGTCAGCATTGAAAGTTCTTAAAACAAACGTTTCTGATGTATTttcctgtctctgtgtgttgCAGGCACTGCCTTGAGCGCCCTCCCCCAGGTTCTGATTTCTATGCTCTTCCTTCGCCTTGGGGGGCCTTGCAATGAAGGGCCTACGCTTGCCCAGCCTGAAGAGTGATGTCCATAGCACCTGCTGGTTCTCCAAGCAACTCTGTCCACCTAAAAATCAGGACAAGCCGCTCACCCTCGGCTCCAGGAGGGATAGGGGGGCGTTGGAAAGGGGGTGGGAGGTATTGAGCCTGAGCTACCAGACTCtatttctctgtctctttatcTTACTCCCTCCTTACTGATAtatctctgtctttttttcaatttgctTAATAGAGGCCAATCATAGCAATCTTTCTGAGTGTCTCACACTCTTTGCATGACATGTGGTGGAGAGGGAGCCCCGTCAAAAGAGTCTTAAAGCTTCTGTCTCAGATCCAAAGTCCCATCAGTCGCTGATTTCATCGCTGTGTAGCTACTTAAACGAGCAGATGAGCGGGTCTGGTCGTGCAGAGGAAGTAACCTAATTTTCGTTGTGATACTCTGGAGCTGAAGGTTTAGTGTTGAAAGGAGTTATAATCATCACTTAATTACGATTATTAATGGTGCTTTGTATCTTATAATGTCAGTTTGTCCACATGCAAAGTAAACTAAAACCGTTAGGACAACTTCGCGTTCCCTCGCTCATTCCGGAGCCGTTTGGGTGTTTCTGAGTCCATTAACACCTCGGGGGGAACGGAGCAGCTTTCAGGCTCAAGGTTACCGTCCCACCTTGAAGGAGTCCTCTTACCCCGACCCCCAGCCTTCTCGCCACACCGCTGCCCCCACGCAGCTGCTCTTCACGACTGTTACCCGGCGCTGGCGGCCCGCTCCGACCGACCGACGGGCCGCCTCGCCCCTTAAGGAAGTGCCAAATAACAACCTTCTCCACGATGCTGCCAGGAACGGAGGAACGAAAAAGTCAGACAGAAACGAGAAACGCATTACCTCTTGTTTGAAGTCTCGATACACTGACACGTTTAtgctttctctttgttttgttcattttaaccTCGGCTCTTTGTTAGTCCGCCGCGATCAGCCTACCACTAGTGCTCTAGTTTAATATTCAGCATACGCACAGAAAAAGCTATGCCTTTCCATCTTACTGGAAtacatttctattgttttctgtgtgttagttttatttccttttttctcagGGTGCTGTGATAGAGGCTTGTACTTTAGCAGGCTGTTTTGTGCATTTACTCAagacaaacatacaaacaaGCATATTTTCATATACTGTATCTTTACTCTCCCTGTATGTATACTCTAGTTTAATCACTATGTTATTGGAGAGTTATTCACCTCTTTTCTTGATCTCCCTGCGTTACGTTGGGTGCAGTTGCCTTTCTAATCAGCCCGTCCGCTGCACAGGTGGTGGCGGATTTGATCGTCATGCTCATTAAATCCTGAACTTAATCTTTCTTAGATGTCCACATTTAGCTCATTGTTAAAGTGGCTCAGACTGGAAGCACATCATTTTAACTTCAGGCCCCCTGCTGATTCAGGCTTTAATCATATCGCATATTGGGAACTTAATAATCCTTGTTGCGTGTTGGACATGCAGAACTCTAACTTagttaaataaatcagtttcaaGAACATAATCTAATTAATCTACAGTAGGTGTGCACAACTCTGCTGCACTGCCTGCTTTTCCATCGTTACTGTGATAAATATCCTGCACAATTCAGCATGAAAAAAACGATTGATCATttaaataatcgtcaactaatttactAATCAGTTAACTTGGGTTTACAGACTcaataaaaggtgaaaataaaagcagaaattaagacaaaacaacaaaaatattgacattatgcatcaaagataaaaaatacatttgtctgCAAATATGTTCTGCCCAAAACTCCTAAGGTGGGAATTAttttcacctggttcaaattctgtaaaaaaaaaaaaaaaaaaaatatatNNNNNNNNNNNNNNNNNNNNNNNNNNNNNNNNNNNNNNNNNNNNNNNNNNNNNNNNNNNNNNNNNNNNNNNNNNNNNNNNNNNNNNNNNNNNNNNNNNNNNNNNNNNNNNNNNNNNNNNNNNNNNNNNNNNNNNNNNNNNNNNNNNNNNNNNNNNNNNNNNNNNNNNNNNNNNNNNNNNNNNNNNNNNNNNNNNNNNNNNNNNNNNNNNNNNNNNNNNNNNNNNNNNNNNNNNNNNNNNNNNNNNNNNNNNNNNNNNNNNNNNNNNNNNNNNNNNNNNNNNNNNNNNNNNNtatatatatatatatatagagagagagagagagagagagagagagagagagagaatcttttgctatccaattattaattagataatccaaaaataatcaacagatcagctcTACACTCTATCAAaagttactactggcagaaatgacaaagcAAACAACCGGAAGTAATTGGAAGAGGATGGTGCGGCATGTTTTATAATAACTTATCACGTTAATAAACTTATtcaggtgtgattttaattcaatCTTCACGAGACAACGACATGAATAGCTGAGTGTCATCAGCATAACTGTGGAAGCCGATTCCACGGTTCCTGATGACTCCATCAAGCAGCAAATATCTACAAATTAACAAGTAGGGGACCTAGAATAGAGTCTTGGGGGCCTGCGCAGTTAGCATCGAGGAACATGTATGCATACTGACCATAATAGatctattaataataataataacagaacCGCACCAGAAAGCCCAGCCAGATGCTGTAAtctatttaaaaggaaacactGCAACTGCAACTATTTAGCAGAATATCATCAAGGTTTTGCACACATTAGTACTGGAAACACAGATAGTGTTGTTTTGTTCAATTACTGATGATGCTGCTGAAATTATTTCTCTTCTCGTGACTGAAACCGTTGTATAAAGAGACGTCCTTGCAGAGAGTttacaaaatatcaaacaatatttagtttgaCACCCATTCTAACACTTTAAATGAGAAACTATTGGAAAAATCCAAAATACTAAACTCACACTTCATTTCAAAGtaactaaattaattaatcagattCCCTTAAATTATTTGCCAAATATGAACTCAAATACGGCGAATGCTGAAAACAAATCCCACTCACCCTCTCCAAacggatttctttgtttttagtgaTAAAATTGTACAGGATATACCTTTCACAATAATGGTGGAACAGTTTCTAAAATTACTCTACAAAAGCCCCAGCATGTTAACAGGGGTGTGGAGACTTTTATAAAGGCGCGTTAGATTTCCAGCACTTTTTCCCTCTCGCCATGTCTcatgcaaatattaaaaataaaaaacgcaGACTCTTCTCAGCCCCAGCATGAGAAGCTTTTATTAAGA is a genomic window containing:
- the apln gene encoding apelin, with the translated sequence MNVKILTLVIVLLVSLLCPAGAGPMASTEHGRGLEEAATVRKMAQQNPVRGGQTHRPAKRRRPRPRLSHKGPMPF